A part of Gemmatimonadetes bacterium SCN 70-22 genomic DNA contains:
- a CDS encoding glucosamine-6-phosphate deaminase has product MHAGDAHARERIPTIVVDEHEDIARLVAARIAAIMRDRAASGRACVLGLATGSTPIGVYRELIRMHREEGLSFRHVVTFNLDEYYPMQPDNVHSYVRYMWENLFAHIDIDRANVHIPRGDIPRGEVEAHVRAYEDAIRAAGGIDFQILGIGKTGHIGFNEPGSGAESRTRLVTLDMITRRDAAADFFGEENVPREALTMGVATILAAREIAILATGEHKSAIVRRAVEGEIAIDVAATFLQRHPATTFFVDRAAAADLTRIATPWLLDEVTWTEQLTIRAVVWLSLKTEKAILKLTQHDYAEHHLSSLVARFGSAGEVNGHVFNALGAKIKGRSKLPQGKRVICFSPHPDDDVISMGGILRKLVLNENDITVAYMTSGNIAVFDHDVRRYVDFLVRLAHDRSLDVAAIEAMRDRVYGFLAAKHPGDVDTAEVQDIKRIIRESEAISGIETMGLTSAAARFLNLPFYQTGKVRKDPIGPADIAIVRALIEEKRPDMIFVAGDLSDPHGTHRMCKEAIEAALHALRGTTTPIPEVWLYRGAWQEWPITQATWLVPISQDELKLKIQAIFKHQSQKDSAPFPGQDDREFWQRVEARNKDTAALLDRLGLAEYFAMEAYVVM; this is encoded by the coding sequence GTGCACGCCGGCGACGCCCACGCGCGTGAGCGCATTCCCACCATCGTCGTCGACGAGCACGAGGATATCGCCCGCCTCGTCGCCGCGCGCATCGCCGCCATCATGCGCGACCGGGCGGCCAGCGGGCGCGCGTGCGTCCTCGGGCTGGCGACCGGGTCGACCCCGATCGGCGTGTACCGTGAGCTCATCCGGATGCACCGCGAGGAGGGGCTCTCGTTCCGGCACGTGGTGACGTTCAACCTGGACGAGTACTACCCCATGCAGCCGGACAACGTGCATTCGTACGTCCGATACATGTGGGAGAACCTGTTCGCGCACATCGACATCGACCGGGCCAACGTCCACATCCCGCGGGGCGACATTCCGCGCGGCGAGGTGGAGGCACACGTGCGCGCCTACGAGGACGCGATCCGGGCCGCCGGCGGGATCGACTTCCAGATCCTCGGGATCGGGAAGACCGGGCACATCGGCTTCAACGAGCCCGGTTCGGGGGCCGAAAGCCGGACCCGCCTCGTGACGCTGGACATGATCACGCGCCGCGACGCGGCGGCCGATTTCTTCGGTGAGGAGAACGTCCCCCGCGAGGCGCTGACGATGGGGGTGGCGACGATCCTCGCGGCGCGCGAGATCGCGATCCTGGCCACCGGCGAGCACAAGTCGGCGATCGTGCGGCGCGCGGTGGAGGGGGAGATCGCCATCGACGTGGCGGCGACGTTCCTCCAGCGGCACCCGGCCACGACCTTCTTCGTGGATCGCGCCGCAGCGGCCGACCTGACGCGTATCGCGACGCCATGGCTCCTCGACGAGGTCACGTGGACGGAGCAGCTCACGATCCGCGCGGTGGTCTGGCTCTCGCTCAAGACCGAGAAGGCGATCCTCAAGCTCACGCAGCACGACTACGCCGAGCACCATCTATCGTCGCTCGTGGCCCGGTTCGGGAGCGCCGGCGAGGTGAACGGGCACGTCTTCAACGCGTTGGGCGCCAAGATCAAGGGACGCTCGAAGCTCCCGCAGGGCAAGCGCGTCATCTGCTTCTCGCCGCACCCGGACGATGACGTGATCTCGATGGGGGGAATCCTGCGCAAGCTCGTCCTCAACGAGAACGACATCACGGTGGCGTACATGACGAGCGGGAACATCGCCGTCTTCGACCACGACGTGCGCCGCTACGTGGACTTCCTGGTGCGACTGGCCCACGACCGTTCGCTCGACGTGGCGGCCATCGAGGCGATGCGCGATCGCGTGTACGGCTTCCTCGCCGCCAAGCACCCGGGCGACGTCGACACCGCCGAGGTCCAGGACATCAAGCGGATCATCCGCGAATCCGAGGCCATCTCGGGCATCGAGACCATGGGCCTGACGAGTGCGGCGGCGCGCTTCCTGAACCTTCCCTTCTACCAGACGGGGAAGGTGCGCAAGGACCCCATCGGCCCGGCCGATATCGCGATCGTGCGGGCGCTGATCGAGGAGAAGCGGCCGGACATGATCTTCGTTGCCGGCGACCTGTCCGATCCGCACGGGACGCACCGCATGTGCAAGGAGGCGATCGAGGCGGCGCTGCACGCGCTGCGCGGCACGACGACGCCCATCCCCGAAGTCTGGCTGTACCGCGGGGCGTGGCAGGAGTGGCCGATCACCCAGGCCACCTGGCTCGTCCCGATCTCGCAGGACGAGCTGAAGCTCAAGATCCAGGCGATCTTCAAGCACCAGTCGCAGAAGGACTCGGCGCCGTTCCCCGGCCAGGACGACCGCGAGTTCTGGCAGCGGGTGGAGGCCCGGAACAAGGACACCGCCGCGCTGCTCGACCGCCTCGGCCTGGCGGAGTACTTCGCCATGGAGGCGTATGTCGTCATGTAA